From a single Methanomicrobium sp. W14 genomic region:
- a CDS encoding glycine betaine/L-proline ABC transporter ATP-binding protein, translating to MDEEKRNEYPAGTVVQVKNLTKIFGPKPEKAKKYISEGLSKKEIFERTGQNVALRNISFDVKSGEIFVLMGLSGCGKSTLLRCINRLITPQSGDIIIDGENIQQFDDKQLIELRRHKIAMIFQSFALLPHKNILENAAFGLDIQGEPEDKKKIKAERAIELVGLSGYENSMPSELSGGMQQRVGLARALASDPQILLMDEAFSALDPLIRRDMQDELLTLQEKLQKTIIFVTHDLDEALKLGNRIGLIKDGEILQIGNSEDILTNPANEFVKKFVEDVNMVKILTASDIMKNPEPLVSIDSGPNNALHYMVEFGISSVFAVSRGRKYEGLIMAEDATEAKKTGKKLEDIVKRDIPTVHVTTQVSDIIPVLADSSLPVAVLDEDGRIKGIIVKGSLLAAMARMEVL from the coding sequence GTGGATGAAGAAAAAAGAAACGAATATCCCGCAGGTACAGTAGTACAAGTAAAAAATCTTACCAAAATATTCGGGCCCAAACCTGAAAAAGCGAAAAAATATATCAGTGAGGGCCTTTCAAAAAAAGAAATTTTTGAGAGAACCGGCCAGAACGTTGCCCTGAGAAATATCTCGTTTGACGTAAAATCCGGTGAAATTTTTGTTCTTATGGGTCTTTCAGGATGTGGAAAATCAACCCTTCTGCGATGCATAAACCGCCTTATAACTCCACAATCCGGGGACATCATAATAGACGGAGAAAATATCCAGCAATTTGATGATAAACAGCTGATAGAACTCAGACGTCACAAAATCGCAATGATCTTTCAGTCTTTTGCACTTCTCCCTCACAAAAACATCCTTGAAAACGCTGCATTCGGTCTGGATATCCAGGGTGAACCTGAAGACAAAAAAAAGATAAAGGCCGAAAGGGCAATTGAGCTTGTGGGCCTCTCTGGCTATGAAAACAGTATGCCTTCAGAACTCTCTGGTGGAATGCAGCAGAGAGTCGGCCTTGCAAGAGCTCTTGCATCAGACCCGCAGATACTTCTCATGGATGAAGCCTTCAGTGCACTTGACCCCCTCATAAGGCGTGATATGCAGGACGAACTCCTGACCCTGCAGGAGAAGCTTCAGAAGACGATAATCTTTGTCACTCACGACCTTGACGAGGCTTTAAAGCTTGGGAACAGAATAGGGCTCATTAAAGACGGTGAAATCCTCCAGATTGGTAATTCAGAGGATATTTTGACAAATCCTGCAAATGAATTCGTTAAGAAATTTGTCGAAGACGTAAACATGGTAAAGATACTTACCGCATCGGACATCATGAAAAATCCCGAGCCACTTGTAAGCATAGATTCGGGGCCAAACAATGCTCTTCATTACATGGTGGAATTTGGGATATCAAGCGTATTTGCAGTATCCAGGGGAAGGAAATACGAAGGCCTTATTATGGCGGAAGACGCAACAGAGGCGAAAAAGACAGGAAAAAAACTTGAAGATATTGTAAAAAGGGATATTCCCACGGTCCATGTAACAACCCAGGTCTCAGACATCATTCCTGTCCTTGCAGACTCCTCTCTTCCTGTCGCAGTTCTTGACGAAGACGGCAGGATAAAAGGAATTATAGTTAAAGGCTCACTTTTAGCCGCGATGGCACGTATGGAGGTCCTGTGA